From a region of the Oscillospiraceae bacterium genome:
- the uvrC gene encoding excinuclease ABC subunit UvrC yields MNNSRLEYLRQKALGLPMKAGVYKMLDKDSNIIYIGKAKFLKNRVYSYFNSVERHNEKTYALVSVIYDFEIIIAGNELEALLLENNLIKENKPKYNILLKDDKGYPFIKIDIKSDFPRVTMAYRRDDKNAKYFGPFGSKTQTLYLVNAVNKAYKLPTCSSFTKSKPCLNNHIGKCMGVCSGQIDKQEYRQIIKNVTDFFAGKTAEASQSIKKYMIEASERTDYEKAAYYRDTLKAIENIADKQTIINDQKVNADAVALVNDDKSICVSLIRVRGGKMLGSFNYVFDALQPSSNTLFEFLTRFYEQESDIPKVIYLDTELEDRELLKQYLEHLSKRKLEIVMPKASAGKKLLQRANENAKEYLLEHNGHTDKISRRLTELSHIAALPKVPSKIEIYDISQTAGSDTVCGMAVFVDGKPEKKLYRRFIINSALAGDDCGAMKEAVTRRLSHTDGSFGDLPELIIADGGQAQVGAIIEVLKAAGLKINVIGLKKDKRHRTKSLVREDMSEILLQPNPEAFIMASLMQNEVHRFAIDFHKQRRSKNVKSFELTQIEGIGNKKALAVLQHFKSVKKVREASVEELLNVKGINRDLAQKIYDFFRQ; encoded by the coding sequence ATGAACAATTCAAGGCTTGAGTATCTGCGTCAGAAAGCTTTGGGACTTCCTATGAAGGCGGGAGTCTACAAGATGCTTGATAAGGACTCAAATATAATATATATCGGCAAAGCAAAATTTCTCAAAAACAGAGTTTACAGCTATTTCAATTCGGTAGAGCGCCACAATGAAAAGACCTATGCTTTGGTGTCTGTTATATACGATTTTGAAATAATAATAGCAGGTAACGAGCTGGAAGCCTTGCTTCTTGAAAATAATCTTATCAAAGAAAACAAACCCAAATACAATATTTTACTTAAAGACGATAAGGGATACCCCTTTATAAAAATTGATATAAAATCAGATTTCCCGAGAGTTACAATGGCTTACAGAAGGGATGATAAAAACGCAAAATATTTCGGGCCCTTTGGCTCTAAAACACAAACGCTGTACCTTGTAAATGCGGTAAATAAAGCCTATAAGCTCCCCACCTGTTCAAGCTTCACCAAATCAAAGCCCTGTCTTAATAATCACATAGGGAAATGTATGGGCGTTTGCAGCGGGCAGATAGATAAGCAGGAGTACAGACAAATTATTAAAAACGTAACCGACTTTTTTGCAGGCAAAACGGCAGAAGCATCTCAAAGCATAAAAAAATATATGATTGAAGCGTCGGAGCGTACAGATTATGAAAAAGCGGCATATTACAGAGATACTCTTAAAGCAATAGAAAATATAGCCGATAAGCAGACTATTATAAATGACCAAAAGGTAAATGCCGATGCAGTAGCTCTTGTAAATGACGACAAAAGCATTTGTGTTTCTCTTATAAGAGTGCGTGGCGGAAAAATGCTTGGTAGCTTCAATTATGTTTTTGATGCTCTGCAACCCTCTTCCAATACTCTTTTTGAGTTTTTGACAAGGTTTTATGAGCAGGAAAGTGATATTCCCAAGGTTATTTATCTTGATACAGAGCTTGAGGATAGGGAGCTTTTAAAGCAGTATCTTGAGCATCTGTCCAAAAGAAAGCTTGAAATTGTAATGCCTAAGGCTTCGGCAGGCAAAAAGCTTCTGCAGCGTGCCAATGAAAATGCAAAGGAATATCTTTTGGAGCATAACGGTCATACCGATAAAATTTCAAGACGTCTTACAGAGCTTTCACATATTGCGGCACTGCCTAAAGTGCCCTCTAAAATTGAAATTTACGATATTTCTCAGACAGCGGGAAGCGATACCGTTTGCGGAATGGCAGTTTTTGTTGACGGTAAGCCCGAAAAAAAGCTCTATCGCAGATTTATAATCAATTCTGCCTTAGCAGGTGATGACTGCGGAGCTATGAAAGAGGCAGTTACAAGGCGTCTTTCCCATACTGACGGCTCCTTTGGGGATTTGCCTGAGCTTATTATAGCAGACGGAGGACAGGCGCAGGTTGGCGCAATTATAGAAGTGCTTAAGGCTGCGGGGCTTAAAATAAACGTTATCGGACTTAAAAAGGATAAGCGCCACAGAACAAAATCTCTTGTCAGAGAGGATATGTCGGAAATTTTATTGCAGCCAAATCCCGAAGCCTTTATTATGGCAAGTCTTATGCAAAATGAGGTACACCGCTTTGCAATAGATTTTCACAAGCAGCGCCGTTCAAAAAACGTTAAAAGCTTTGAGCTTACTCAGATTGAGGGTATAGGAAATAAAAAAGCACTTGCCGTATTGCAGCATTTTAAGTCTGTAAAGAAAGTACGTGAGGCAAGTGTGGAAGAGCTTTTAAATGTAAAGGGCATAAACAGAGATTTAGCTCAGAAAATATATGATTTTTTCAGACAGTAA
- a CDS encoding HPr family phosphocarrier protein encodes MVSKNVVVKNIVGLHARPATFFIQKANEFKASIWVDKDNSRVNAKSLLGILSLGITKDTEITIIADGADEVVAVDSLINLIEKNFAD; translated from the coding sequence ATGGTTTCAAAAAATGTAGTAGTTAAGAACATAGTAGGTCTGCACGCCCGTCCGGCAACCTTCTTTATCCAAAAAGCAAATGAATTTAAGGCTTCTATCTGGGTAGATAAGGACAACAGCAGAGTTAATGCAAAAAGTCTTTTGGGAATTTTGTCCCTTGGCATTACTAAGGACACAGAGATAACAATCATCGCTGACGGAGCTGACGAGGTTGTTGCGGTAGATTCTCTTATCAATCTTATTGAGAAGAATTTTGCTGACTAA
- a CDS encoding site-2 protease family protein, which produces MLTGDYSFFYELFYKLIYVIPIALISFPIHEFSHAFVAYKLGDNTAKERGRLSLNPLKHLDLVGTLCFLVFGFGWAKAVPVGCMSFKNPKRDMMLTSIAGPASNLILALIAVPLWVISLKYIPIEYFSQFFHMFLYFNVVLAIFNMLPFPPLDGSRLLLYFFPNSVFQKVMFYERYSFIILIILMLTGIFDRVLGFLTDAVLTPFILLARLILNILP; this is translated from the coding sequence ATGCTTACAGGAGATTATTCTTTTTTCTATGAGCTTTTTTATAAGCTTATATATGTAATACCCATAGCTTTGATTTCTTTCCCCATACACGAATTTTCCCACGCCTTTGTCGCCTATAAATTAGGGGACAATACAGCAAAGGAAAGAGGCAGACTTTCTTTAAATCCCTTAAAGCATCTTGACCTTGTGGGAACACTTTGCTTTTTGGTTTTCGGCTTTGGTTGGGCAAAGGCTGTGCCTGTGGGCTGTATGAGCTTTAAAAATCCCAAAAGAGATATGATGCTGACAAGTATAGCAGGCCCTGCCTCCAACCTGATTTTAGCTCTTATTGCAGTGCCGTTGTGGGTAATCTCTTTAAAATATATACCTATAGAATATTTTTCTCAGTTTTTCCATATGTTTTTGTATTTTAACGTGGTACTGGCAATTTTTAATATGCTTCCTTTTCCGCCCTTGGACGGCTCACGTCTTCTTTTATACTTTTTCCCAAACAGCGTTTTTCAAAAGGTAATGTTTTATGAAAGATATTCTTTTATTATTCTTATAATTTTAATGCTTACGGGAATTTTTGATAGAGTTTTAGGCTTTTTGACAGATGCAGTTTTAACCCCTTTTATTCTTTTGGCACGGCTTATTTTAAATATTTTACCCTAG
- a CDS encoding YgjV family protein, translating to MTTFEIFAQALGIIAMIFNILSYQQKTAKGAMIIQFLGSLFFSMNFFMLGATVGGIMNTIAMFRSVVFMNKKKLKADNILWLIFFISLYVISYILTFTVFNKEISLFNMIIEFLPIIGMTATTISYRLQSAKAIRGFGLISSPSWLIYNIINVAVGATICEILTLCSIAIGIVRYDIKKK from the coding sequence ATGACTACTTTTGAAATATTTGCGCAGGCGCTTGGAATTATCGCTATGATATTCAATATTCTCTCTTATCAGCAAAAGACTGCAAAGGGAGCTATGATTATTCAGTTTCTCGGCTCTCTCTTTTTCTCTATGAACTTTTTTATGCTGGGAGCAACGGTTGGCGGAATAATGAATACTATTGCGATGTTTCGCTCTGTTGTTTTTATGAATAAGAAAAAGCTAAAGGCTGACAATATATTATGGCTTATCTTTTTCATATCTCTTTATGTTATTTCTTATATTCTTACCTTTACCGTATTTAATAAAGAAATAAGCCTGTTTAATATGATAATAGAATTTCTCCCGATTATCGGTATGACAGCAACAACTATCAGCTACCGTCTTCAAAGCGCAAAGGCTATCAGAGGCTTTGGACTTATCAGCTCACCCTCCTGGCTTATATATAACATTATAAACGTAGCTGTAGGCGCAACAATATGTGAAATTTTAACTCTTTGCTCAATAGCAATCGGAATTGTCAGATACGATATAAAAAAGAAATAA
- a CDS encoding altronate dehydratase: protein MLKISEKDNVAVITNGEKRGHKLALTDIKKGEKIIKYGYPIGCATQDIKEGEWVHSHNMKTALGDIIDYTYTPEEAKVFSTQKDTFMGYERFDGSVGIRNEIWIIATVGCVSDNAKKIAALTDTYAFTHPYGCSQLGDDHLNTQKALCGLIKHPNAGGVLVLGLGCENNRIQELKKELGQYDTERVFFLEAQSVEDEIEEGVKIVNKLKELIKKDVRTKQPLEKLIIGLKCGGSDGFSGITANPLVGAFSDMVIEKGASTILTEVPEMFGAETILMNRCNSKEIFDKTVDMINSFKNYYKSNNQPIYENPSPGNKDGGITTLEEKSLGCTQKSGFAPVVDVLSYAQPLKIRGLNLLNAPGNDLVASTALAVSGAQIVLFTTGRGTPFGCPVPTVKISTNTPLFDKKSNWIDYNAGVLLDNPDINTLAEDFYSFIKNIVNGEQKAKNEINGYREISIFKTGVTL from the coding sequence ATGCTTAAAATTTCCGAAAAGGATAACGTTGCCGTAATAACAAACGGCGAAAAAAGAGGACATAAGCTTGCGTTGACAGATATCAAAAAGGGCGAAAAAATAATTAAATACGGATATCCAATAGGCTGTGCAACGCAGGATATAAAAGAGGGAGAATGGGTACATTCTCACAATATGAAAACAGCTTTAGGGGACATTATTGATTATACATATACTCCTGAAGAAGCTAAGGTTTTCAGCACTCAGAAAGATACCTTTATGGGTTATGAGCGTTTTGACGGCTCAGTAGGTATAAGAAACGAAATATGGATAATTGCCACAGTTGGCTGTGTTTCGGATAACGCTAAAAAAATAGCGGCTCTTACCGATACCTACGCTTTTACTCATCCTTACGGCTGTTCTCAGTTAGGTGATGACCACTTAAACACTCAAAAGGCGCTGTGCGGACTTATAAAGCATCCCAACGCAGGCGGTGTGCTTGTGTTAGGGCTTGGCTGTGAAAACAACCGTATACAAGAGCTAAAAAAAGAGCTTGGACAATACGATACAGAGCGAGTATTTTTCTTAGAGGCTCAGAGTGTAGAGGACGAAATTGAAGAAGGCGTAAAGATAGTAAACAAGCTCAAAGAGCTTATCAAAAAAGATGTACGCACTAAGCAGCCCCTTGAAAAGCTTATAATAGGCTTGAAGTGCGGCGGCTCTGACGGCTTTTCGGGAATTACTGCAAATCCTCTTGTAGGAGCTTTTTCTGATATGGTTATTGAAAAAGGCGCAAGCACAATACTTACCGAAGTTCCCGAGATGTTCGGCGCAGAAACAATACTTATGAACCGTTGCAACAGCAAAGAAATATTTGACAAAACGGTTGATATGATAAACAGCTTTAAAAACTACTATAAATCAAATAATCAGCCTATCTATGAAAATCCATCTCCCGGAAACAAGGACGGCGGAATTACAACTCTTGAGGAAAAATCCTTGGGCTGTACCCAAAAAAGCGGTTTTGCACCTGTTGTTGACGTGCTGTCCTACGCTCAACCCTTAAAAATAAGAGGTCTTAATCTTCTCAATGCGCCGGGTAACGATTTGGTTGCATCTACTGCCCTTGCAGTATCGGGAGCACAGATAGTTCTCTTTACCACAGGCAGAGGAACTCCCTTTGGCTGTCCTGTTCCCACAGTGAAAATTTCTACCAATACTCCTCTTTTTGACAAAAAGAGTAACTGGATAGACTATAATGCGGGAGTTCTTCTTGATAATCCCGACATAAATACTCTGGCAGAGGATTTTTATAGCTTTATAAAAAATATAGTAAACGGAGAACAAAAAGCCAAAAACGAAATAAACGGATACCGTGAAATTTCAATATTCAAAACAGGGGTAACTCTGTAA
- a CDS encoding tagaturonate reductase: MKILQFGEGNFLRAFVDYMIDFSNEKLSLDNKVTIVKPIEYGSLDAFKEQNCQYTLITRGMTDGQKIDFARKITCVDKAIGAYEDFDELLSLAKDCEYKIVISNTTEAGIAITEEDSFEENPPKSYPAKLTRFLYERFCTVGGEMYILPCELIENNGQALEKCVMETAKRWKLCQEFLSWLSESCYFCTTLVDRIVTGFNKELSEQYKDKLLDIGEPFALWVIEDKGDIRKLLPLDKAGLDVVFTDDVTPYRERKVRILNGAHTSTVLAAYLAGKTIVRECIQDSVILKYMKKCILDEVIPTLSLDKEDCMNFAKSVFERFENPFIDHSLLSISLNSVSKWKSRLLGSFKDYYKKFNTLPPVITFSFAAMIAFYSKVEEVKDDKAVLEFFEANKADSNFVEKLCQRADFWGEDLSLYPDFCKTVQENLKLIEEKGMYEAMRLAVDKNA, encoded by the coding sequence ATGAAAATTCTGCAATTCGGAGAGGGCAATTTCTTAAGAGCTTTTGTTGACTATATGATTGATTTTTCCAACGAAAAGCTAAGCTTAGACAACAAGGTTACTATTGTAAAGCCGATAGAATACGGCTCTCTTGATGCTTTTAAAGAACAAAATTGTCAGTATACTCTTATTACAAGAGGAATGACAGATGGTCAAAAAATAGATTTTGCAAGAAAAATAACCTGTGTTGACAAGGCAATAGGCGCTTATGAGGATTTTGATGAGCTTTTAAGCCTTGCCAAAGATTGTGAATATAAAATAGTTATTTCCAATACTACCGAGGCAGGAATTGCAATAACTGAAGAGGACAGCTTTGAGGAAAATCCCCCCAAAAGCTATCCTGCAAAGCTTACCCGTTTCCTCTATGAGAGATTTTGCACTGTAGGGGGAGAAATGTATATTCTGCCCTGCGAGCTTATAGAAAATAACGGACAGGCTCTTGAGAAATGCGTTATGGAAACGGCAAAGCGTTGGAAGCTTTGTCAGGAGTTTTTAAGTTGGCTGTCTGAAAGCTGTTATTTTTGCACCACCTTGGTTGACAGAATAGTTACAGGCTTTAATAAAGAGCTTTCAGAACAGTATAAGGATAAGCTTCTTGATATCGGCGAGCCCTTTGCCCTTTGGGTAATTGAGGATAAGGGAGATATCAGAAAGCTTTTGCCTCTTGATAAGGCAGGGCTTGACGTTGTATTTACTGATGACGTAACCCCTTACCGTGAGAGAAAAGTGCGTATTCTCAACGGCGCGCATACTTCAACAGTGCTTGCTGCATATTTAGCAGGTAAAACGATAGTGCGTGAATGTATTCAGGACAGCGTAATTTTAAAATATATGAAAAAATGTATTTTAGACGAGGTTATTCCTACATTGTCCTTAGATAAAGAGGATTGTATGAATTTTGCAAAAAGCGTTTTTGAACGCTTTGAAAATCCTTTTATTGACCATAGCCTTCTTTCCATATCTTTAAATTCGGTTTCAAAGTGGAAATCAAGACTTCTTGGCTCATTTAAGGATTATTATAAAAAATTCAATACGCTTCCCCCTGTTATAACCTTCTCCTTTGCCGCTATGATTGCCTTTTATTCAAAGGTTGAAGAGGTAAAGGACGATAAGGCGGTTTTAGAGTTTTTTGAAGCAAATAAAGCTGATAGCAATTTTGTGGAAAAGCTATGCCAAAGAGCAGATTTTTGGGGCGAGGATTTATCTCTCTATCCCGATTTTTGCAAAACGGTACAGGAAAATTTAAAATTGATTGAAGAAAAGGGAATGTACGAGGCTATGCGTCTTGCGGTGGATAAAAATGCTTAA